One stretch of Archocentrus centrarchus isolate MPI-CPG fArcCen1 chromosome 5, fArcCen1, whole genome shotgun sequence DNA includes these proteins:
- the LOC115779809 gene encoding T-complex protein 11-like protein 1 isoform X2, translated as MPNQREEAIDDSPADLPCLEKPDSPTGSPPTASLSSLMELENCVSNLSLAHEIVVNRDFCFKPRNPPTDSLEGKMTEIVHRAFWDSLQEQLSSDPPNYSHAVLLLQEVKTMLQSLLMPGHVRVRSQLDEVLDLDLIQQEVAHGALDLHRLAEFVINTMASLCAPVRDPEVRALRDLKDPVELLKAIFRVLGLMKTDMVNFTLQSLRPHLLQQAVQYERAKFQQILDKQPDSLDYTTAWLQAAVSEEVSASEAQSESPGPDSSGPLSAIAVLNRAYIRLLRWDPQDQKYPETVLIDQARLDALGQRLQMLVLEASVLLLTNTQCGCVVFSLQGFVGKLRQSVTALLEGSHTREADLKEALLGIGETVLQQVTEALATHGGAALPQESRDLLKGQISDLWKQNNPVRVLIGLLLAWLGSVSLLVA; from the exons ATGCCAAATCAGAGAGAGGAGGCCATTGATGATTCCCCCGCTGACCTTCCCTGTCTGGAAAAACCCGACTCTCCAACAG GGAGCCCACCCACTGCCTCATTATCCAGTCTAATGGAGCTGGAAAATTGTGTTTCCAACCTGAGCCTTGCACATGAGATAGTGGTGAACAGAGACTTCTGCTTCAAACCCAGAAATCCTCCCACAGACAG CCTGGAGGGCAAAATGACAGAAATTGTTCACCGGGCCTTTTGGGACAGTCTTCAGGAGCAGCTGAGCAGCGATCCTCCAAATTACAGCCATGCAGTCCTTCTGCTGCAGGAAGTCAAAACT ATGCTTCAGTCTCTGCTCATGCCCGGTCACGTCAGAGTGCGGTCTCAGCTTGACGAGGTGCTGGACCTGGACCTGATCCAGCAGGAGGTCGCTCACGGGGCCCTGGACCTCCACAGACTGGCGGAATTTGTTATCAACACCATGGCGTCTTTATGTGCTCCGGTGCGCGACCCAGAAGTCAGAGCACTACGGGACCTCAaggaccctgtggagctcctgaa GGCGATCTTCCGCGTTTTGGGGCTCATGAAGACCGACATGGTTAACTTCACCCTCCAGAGCCTGAGGCCTCATCTCCTGCAGCAGGCCGTGCAGTACGAGAGGGCCAAATTCCAGCAGATCCTGGACAAGCAGCCAG ATTCGCTGGACTATACCACCGCTTGGCTTCAGGCAGCAGTGTCTGAGGAGGTGTCGGCATCTGAAGCGCAGTCTGAGTCTCCCGGTCCTGACAGCAGCGGTCCTCTCAGCGCCATCGCTGTCCTCAACCGGGCCTACATACGGCTGCTCCGCTGGGACCCGCAGGACCAGAAATATCCTGAG ACCGTGCTGATAGACCAAGCCCGCCTGGATGCTCTTGGTCAGCGGCTCCAGATGTTGGTCCTAGAGGCGTCGGTGCTGCTCCTGACCAACACTCAGTGTGGGTGTGTCGTTTTCTCCCTGCAGGGGTTTGTAGGTAAACTCAGGCAGTCCGTTACTGCCCTGCTGGAGGGCAGTCACACCAG GGAAGCTGACCTGAAGGAGGCCCTGTTGGGGATTGGGGAGACCGTACTACAGCAGGTGACTGAGGCTCTGGCCACCCACGGGGGAGCAGCGCTGCCTCAGGAGAGCCGGGATCTGCTCAAGGGACAAATATCTGACCTGTGGAAACAGAACAACCCAGTTCGCGTGCTTATAG GTTTGCTTTTGGCTTGGCTCggctcagtgtcactactggtagcatga
- the LOC115779809 gene encoding T-complex protein 11-like protein 1 isoform X1, whose product MPNQREEAIDDSPADLPCLEKPDSPTGSPPTASLSSLMELENCVSNLSLAHEIVVNRDFCFKPRNPPTDSLEGKMTEIVHRAFWDSLQEQLSSDPPNYSHAVLLLQEVKTMLQSLLMPGHVRVRSQLDEVLDLDLIQQEVAHGALDLHRLAEFVINTMASLCAPVRDPEVRALRDLKDPVELLKAIFRVLGLMKTDMVNFTLQSLRPHLLQQAVQYERAKFQQILDKQPDSLDYTTAWLQAAVSEEVSASEAQSESPGPDSSGPLSAIAVLNRAYIRLLRWDPQDQKYPETVLIDQARLDALGQRLQMLVLEASVLLLTNTQCGCVVFSLQGFVGKLRQSVTALLEGSHTREADLKEALLGIGETVLQQVTEALATHGGAALPQESRDLLKGQISDLWKQNNPVRVLIGERVQGFLQATLRGGPAKRSPELPAPLRLLSAELVELGTAFGRIVHFNQTVFGPFYAPILRKLLFQPGGAEAGEDSR is encoded by the exons ATGCCAAATCAGAGAGAGGAGGCCATTGATGATTCCCCCGCTGACCTTCCCTGTCTGGAAAAACCCGACTCTCCAACAG GGAGCCCACCCACTGCCTCATTATCCAGTCTAATGGAGCTGGAAAATTGTGTTTCCAACCTGAGCCTTGCACATGAGATAGTGGTGAACAGAGACTTCTGCTTCAAACCCAGAAATCCTCCCACAGACAG CCTGGAGGGCAAAATGACAGAAATTGTTCACCGGGCCTTTTGGGACAGTCTTCAGGAGCAGCTGAGCAGCGATCCTCCAAATTACAGCCATGCAGTCCTTCTGCTGCAGGAAGTCAAAACT ATGCTTCAGTCTCTGCTCATGCCCGGTCACGTCAGAGTGCGGTCTCAGCTTGACGAGGTGCTGGACCTGGACCTGATCCAGCAGGAGGTCGCTCACGGGGCCCTGGACCTCCACAGACTGGCGGAATTTGTTATCAACACCATGGCGTCTTTATGTGCTCCGGTGCGCGACCCAGAAGTCAGAGCACTACGGGACCTCAaggaccctgtggagctcctgaa GGCGATCTTCCGCGTTTTGGGGCTCATGAAGACCGACATGGTTAACTTCACCCTCCAGAGCCTGAGGCCTCATCTCCTGCAGCAGGCCGTGCAGTACGAGAGGGCCAAATTCCAGCAGATCCTGGACAAGCAGCCAG ATTCGCTGGACTATACCACCGCTTGGCTTCAGGCAGCAGTGTCTGAGGAGGTGTCGGCATCTGAAGCGCAGTCTGAGTCTCCCGGTCCTGACAGCAGCGGTCCTCTCAGCGCCATCGCTGTCCTCAACCGGGCCTACATACGGCTGCTCCGCTGGGACCCGCAGGACCAGAAATATCCTGAG ACCGTGCTGATAGACCAAGCCCGCCTGGATGCTCTTGGTCAGCGGCTCCAGATGTTGGTCCTAGAGGCGTCGGTGCTGCTCCTGACCAACACTCAGTGTGGGTGTGTCGTTTTCTCCCTGCAGGGGTTTGTAGGTAAACTCAGGCAGTCCGTTACTGCCCTGCTGGAGGGCAGTCACACCAG GGAAGCTGACCTGAAGGAGGCCCTGTTGGGGATTGGGGAGACCGTACTACAGCAGGTGACTGAGGCTCTGGCCACCCACGGGGGAGCAGCGCTGCCTCAGGAGAGCCGGGATCTGCTCAAGGGACAAATATCTGACCTGTGGAAACAGAACAACCCAGTTCGCGTGCTTATAG GAGAAAGGGTACAGGGTTTCCTTCAGGCCACGCTGCGGGGTGGCCCTGCTAAAAGGAGTCCAGAGCTGCCTGCTCCCCTCAGGCTGCTGAGTGCTGAGCTTGTTGAGCTGGGGACGGCCTTCGGGCGAATCGTCCACTTCAACCAAACAGTCTTTGGTCCCTTCTATGCACCCATCCTCAGGAAACTGCTGTTCCAGCCGGGAGGGGCTGAGGCTGGGGAGGACTCGCGCTAA